A single region of the Salvia miltiorrhiza cultivar Shanhuang (shh) chromosome 8, IMPLAD_Smil_shh, whole genome shotgun sequence genome encodes:
- the LOC130997025 gene encoding uncharacterized protein LOC130997025, giving the protein MVKKDLSNSERNKIVQFLLSNLKNGKPRYGSMKEAASVFNSSERTVARLWAAAKKQRENGEEIYLTNAKPGAARRKRISVDIELIQSLELHKRSTIRRLAVGINQSKSTVWRWVKKGLIRAHSSAIKPDLTAPNKLLRLRFSLEALEFDRIMLALKFKAMDNTIHIDEKWFYITKASHKFYLTPAEGDPHRTCKSKAFIKMVMFVCAVCRPIFSDSGECLFDGKIGIFPLTEQVPAKRNSKNRPVGTMETKPIQSVTKEVMKGCFLNMLLPAIFAKWPAFASKVIYIQQDNAKPHILDSDPDFRAAATAHGFDIRIVQQPPNSPDTNVNDLGWFRAIQSIQTESACYNCDDLVKAVEASYAQLSPHTLNKVFLSLQSCMIEIMKQIGHNAYKIPHMGKDALMRANQLPRDLEVPIGLVEECMNYLNENAPIHLVQEVVEKLGYPFPQEGLLNQLLHKEGTRRPKPSYARYNNMGKEGTGRPKPSNTIYNNINEGTRLHQTARYNNTNDGTKRPYT; this is encoded by the exons ATGGTGAAAAAAGACCTCTCTAACAGTGAAAGGAATAAGATAGTGCAGTTTCTTCTCTCTAACTTGAAGAATGGCAAGCCTAGATACGGCTCCATGAAGGAGGCAGCATCCGTCTTCAACTCCTCCGAACGCACTGTTGCTCGTCTTTGGGCGGCTGCGAAGAAACAAAGGGAAAATGGTGAGGAAATATATTTAACAAATGCAAAACCAGGGGCTGCACGAAGAAAAAGAATAAGCGTCGACATAGAGCTTATTCAAAGCCTAGAGCtacacaaaagatcaacaattAGACGACTTGCAGTGGGGATTAATCAAAGCAAAAGCACTGTTTGGAGGTGGGTAAAGAAGGGGCTGATCAGAGCGCATTCTAGTGCTATAAAACCCGATCTCACGGCCCCAAACAAGTTGTTGCGACTGCGTTTTTCACTAGAAGCATTGGAATTTGATCGCATTATGTTGGCTTTGAAGTTTAAGGCTATGGACAACACCATTCACATAGATGAAAAGTGGTTCTACATCACAAAGGCATCACACAAATTTTACCTAACACCGGCAGAGGGAGATCCTCACCGCACATGCAAGAGTAAGGCGTTCATAAAGATGGTAATGTTTGTGTGTGCCGTTTGTAGGCCAATTTTTTCAGATTCGGGGGAATGCTTATTCGATGGGAAGATTGGAATCTTCCCATTAACAGAACAAGTTCCTGCCAAGAGAAACAGCAAAAACAGACCAGTGGGCACTATGGAAACTAAGCCTATTCAGTCCGTGACCAAGGAGGTCATGAAAGGGTGCTTCTTAAATATG CTCTTACCAGCTATATTTGCAAAGTGGCCTGCATTTGCAAGTAAAGTGATCTATATTCAGCAAGATAATGCCAAACCACATATTCTAGACTCAGACCCCGATTTTAGGGCTGCAGCCACTGCTCATGGATTCGATATAAGAATAGTTCAACAACCACCAAACAGTCCGGACACAAATGTGAACGACTTGGGATGGTTTAGAGCTATTCAGAGCATTCAAACTGAATCTGCATGTTACAATTGTGATGATCTTGTGAAGGCAGTTGAGGCATCTTATGCACAACTATCTCCTCATACACTAAACAAAGTGTTTCTAAGTTTACAGTCGTGTATGATAGAGATAATGAAACAAATAGGTCATAATGCATACAAGATCCCACACATGGGGAAAGATGCACTAATGAGAGCAAACCAGCTGCCAAGAGATTTGGAAGTGCCTATTGGCTTGGTGGAAGAATGCATGAACTACTTGAATGAAAATGCACCAATACATTTGGTGCAAGAGGTTGTGGAGAAGTTGGGATATCCCTTTCCACAAGAAGGGCTACTAAACCAACTCTTACA CAAAGAAGGCACCAGGCGGCCCAAACCATCATACGCCAGATACAACAACATGGGGAAAGAAGGCACCGGGCGGCCCAAACCATCAAACACCATATACAACAACATCAATGAAGGCACCAGGCTGCATCAAACAGCCCGATACAACAACACAAATGATGGCACCAAGCGGCCGTACACGTAA